In the Engystomops pustulosus chromosome 2, aEngPut4.maternal, whole genome shotgun sequence genome, one interval contains:
- the RBBP4 gene encoding histone-binding protein RBBP4 isoform X1, with the protein MADKEAAFDDAVEERVINEEYKIWKKNTPFLYDLVMTHALEWPSLTAQWLPDVTRPEGKDFSIHRLVLGTHTSDEQNHLVIASVQLPNDDAQFDTSHYDSEKGEFGGFGSVSGKIEIEIKINHEGEVNRARYMPQNPCIIATKTPSSDVLVFDYTKHPSKPDPSGECNPDLRLRGHQKEGYGLSWNPNLSGNLLSASDDHTICLWDISAVPKEGKVVDAKTIFTGHTAVVEDVSWHLLHESLFGSVADDQKLMIWDTRSNNTSKPSHSVDAHTAEVNCLSFNPYSEFILATGSADKTVALWDLRNLKLKLHSFESHKDEIFQVQWSPHNETILASSGTDRRLNVWDLSKIGEEQSPEDAEDGPPELLFIHGGHTAKISDFSWNPNEPWVICSVSEDNIMQVWQMAENIYNDEDTEGGVDAEGQGS; encoded by the exons ATGGCGGATAAGGAGG CTGCATTTGACGATGCCGTGGAGGAGCGGGTCATTAACGAAGAGTACAAGATCTGGAAGAagaacactcctttcctctatgaTCTGGTAATGACTCACGCCCTGGAGTGGCCTAGCCTCACAGCACAGTGGCTTCCAGATGTCACCAG ACCAGAAGGGAAGGATTTCAGCATCCACCGCTTGGTTCTGGGCACACACACCTCTGATGAACAGAATCACCTGGTCATTGCCAGCGTACAACTGCCAAATGATGACGCCCAGTTCGATACCTCTCATTATGACAGTGAAAAAGGTG AGTTTGGAGGCTTTGGTTCCGTAAGTGGGAAAATAGAGATTGAGATTAAAATAAACCATGAAGGAGAAGTAAACAGAGCTCGCTATATGCCCCAGAACCCATGCATCATTGCAACAAAAACGCCATCCAGTGATGTTCTTGTGTTTGACTACACTAAACACCCTTCCAAACCAG ATCCATCTGGTGAATGCAACCCTGATCTCCGCCTTCGTGGTCACCAAAAGGAAGGATATGGATTGTCCTGGAATCCAAATCTTAGTGGAAATTTACTGAGTGCTTCTGATGATCAT ACCATTTGCTTGTGGGATATCAGTGCGGTGCCCAAAGAGGGCAAGGTGGTTGATGCCAAGACCATTTTTACAGGACATACAGCAGTGGTAGAAGATGTTTCCTGGCACTTACTACATGAATCCCTTTTTGGATCTGTAGCAGATGACCAGAAACTCATGAT ATGGGATACTCGCTCGAACAACACATCAAAACCTAGCCATTCTGTGGATGCTCACACAGCAGAGGTCAACTGTCTCTCATTTAACCCCTATAGTGAGTTCATATTAGCTACTGGGTCTGCAGACAag ACTGTGGCATTGTGGGACCTGCGTAATCTGAAACTGAAGTTGCATTCCTTTGAGTCCCATAAAGATGAAATTTTCCAG GTGCAATGGTCCCCACACAATGAAACTATTCTTGCATCTAGTGGAACTGACCGCAGGCTGAATGTCTGGGATTTGAG TAAAATTGGAGAAGAACAGTCTCCAGAAGATGCTGAAGATGGCCCCCCTGAGTTGCTG TTTATTCATGGAGGACACACTGCTAAGATCTCTGACTTTTCTTGGAATCCCAATGAACCTTGGGTTATATGTTCAGTATCTGAAGACAATATTATGCAGGTTTGGCAAATG GCTGAAAATATCTACAATGATGAAGATACGGAGGGTGGTGTAGATGCAGAGGGGCAGGGCTCCTAG
- the RBBP4 gene encoding histone-binding protein RBBP4 isoform X2 encodes MADKEAAFDDAVEERVINEEYKIWKKNTPFLYDLVMTHALEWPSLTAQWLPDVTRPEGKDFSIHRLVLGTHTSDEQNHLVIASVQLPNDDAQFDTSHYDSEKEFGGFGSVSGKIEIEIKINHEGEVNRARYMPQNPCIIATKTPSSDVLVFDYTKHPSKPDPSGECNPDLRLRGHQKEGYGLSWNPNLSGNLLSASDDHTICLWDISAVPKEGKVVDAKTIFTGHTAVVEDVSWHLLHESLFGSVADDQKLMIWDTRSNNTSKPSHSVDAHTAEVNCLSFNPYSEFILATGSADKTVALWDLRNLKLKLHSFESHKDEIFQVQWSPHNETILASSGTDRRLNVWDLSKIGEEQSPEDAEDGPPELLFIHGGHTAKISDFSWNPNEPWVICSVSEDNIMQVWQMAENIYNDEDTEGGVDAEGQGS; translated from the exons ATGGCGGATAAGGAGG CTGCATTTGACGATGCCGTGGAGGAGCGGGTCATTAACGAAGAGTACAAGATCTGGAAGAagaacactcctttcctctatgaTCTGGTAATGACTCACGCCCTGGAGTGGCCTAGCCTCACAGCACAGTGGCTTCCAGATGTCACCAG ACCAGAAGGGAAGGATTTCAGCATCCACCGCTTGGTTCTGGGCACACACACCTCTGATGAACAGAATCACCTGGTCATTGCCAGCGTACAACTGCCAAATGATGACGCCCAGTTCGATACCTCTCATTATGACAGTGAAAAAG AGTTTGGAGGCTTTGGTTCCGTAAGTGGGAAAATAGAGATTGAGATTAAAATAAACCATGAAGGAGAAGTAAACAGAGCTCGCTATATGCCCCAGAACCCATGCATCATTGCAACAAAAACGCCATCCAGTGATGTTCTTGTGTTTGACTACACTAAACACCCTTCCAAACCAG ATCCATCTGGTGAATGCAACCCTGATCTCCGCCTTCGTGGTCACCAAAAGGAAGGATATGGATTGTCCTGGAATCCAAATCTTAGTGGAAATTTACTGAGTGCTTCTGATGATCAT ACCATTTGCTTGTGGGATATCAGTGCGGTGCCCAAAGAGGGCAAGGTGGTTGATGCCAAGACCATTTTTACAGGACATACAGCAGTGGTAGAAGATGTTTCCTGGCACTTACTACATGAATCCCTTTTTGGATCTGTAGCAGATGACCAGAAACTCATGAT ATGGGATACTCGCTCGAACAACACATCAAAACCTAGCCATTCTGTGGATGCTCACACAGCAGAGGTCAACTGTCTCTCATTTAACCCCTATAGTGAGTTCATATTAGCTACTGGGTCTGCAGACAag ACTGTGGCATTGTGGGACCTGCGTAATCTGAAACTGAAGTTGCATTCCTTTGAGTCCCATAAAGATGAAATTTTCCAG GTGCAATGGTCCCCACACAATGAAACTATTCTTGCATCTAGTGGAACTGACCGCAGGCTGAATGTCTGGGATTTGAG TAAAATTGGAGAAGAACAGTCTCCAGAAGATGCTGAAGATGGCCCCCCTGAGTTGCTG TTTATTCATGGAGGACACACTGCTAAGATCTCTGACTTTTCTTGGAATCCCAATGAACCTTGGGTTATATGTTCAGTATCTGAAGACAATATTATGCAGGTTTGGCAAATG GCTGAAAATATCTACAATGATGAAGATACGGAGGGTGGTGTAGATGCAGAGGGGCAGGGCTCCTAG